Proteins from one Microbacterium proteolyticum genomic window:
- a CDS encoding helix-turn-helix transcriptional regulator, with product MQFFGREREIQVAEAMIGMREGAACVFVGDTGVGKTALVREIARRHDTAVVAVSPSERMWPLSGVSAFAAGLTGSRSSALDAVLSRGRDWPEHLLAEEISRTLHLVQDEPRVLVIDDLDEMDGASLSILAFVCARLRGTGVSVIATVRTPEGRHDFAGVTHIHIERLSFDESVELARATIGAGTSPAVTHIVAASTGGDPGLIARVRLTPGEAAGDDALPLPLRVVRPSVRRQRSMPRCSEDPRVSAVLDLLSMGPLYDYEHLRSAAAEIGIELDELIDRGLVSVHGDRARVSDPALRLRHHAALSPAERRRLHARSASDHRRQDPATYLWHASFLDPTGDRLPLLAAAVELSRGGDTFAAIEFAERALGGELDPIQRDRGLVELGDALVLGGHDLLGQHYLDRALDTAAADVRVRATIAALRAGARVDHVVRDALPESVEWEDDAVSTERLLCESARLHLSRGELEQAVARVSAVVERGAVSEETLLLAAILRGMGMEVPDDLPDTVDLEVGLSPDAPIELASLAVTVLLLDERYAEVRRVTETLLSSMPRPAPMWRERLLRIVVAAEVRGGDPLAARHAVAAWRHEWLPGRGPDAARTLLLAQAAAIDPSDPTTHDLVRRGRELCRREGTPTLLPFFAAIEGGLALTERRFDDAVGSLQAARAAGPGNDPALMRTDADLIEALWLSDRVVEARSETARLEVALAARPRRWTTLAVARSRAVCRSGREGRLAFDEAQALYRTDDSPHEYARLRAARERCVPADEYRVLRRVGYDARADTVLSPEEQEVVALVQRGLRNREIAATLFISLRSVELRLTRVYRKLGVGSRAQLVAHLHGEASA from the coding sequence ATGCAGTTTTTTGGGCGCGAACGGGAAATCCAGGTCGCCGAGGCGATGATCGGCATGCGGGAGGGGGCCGCGTGCGTGTTCGTCGGCGACACCGGGGTGGGCAAGACGGCCCTCGTCAGGGAGATCGCCCGACGACACGACACCGCGGTCGTCGCGGTGAGTCCGAGCGAACGGATGTGGCCCCTGTCGGGTGTCTCCGCCTTCGCCGCCGGGCTGACGGGGTCGCGGAGCAGCGCCCTCGACGCGGTTCTGTCCCGGGGACGCGATTGGCCGGAACACCTGCTGGCGGAGGAGATCAGCCGCACTCTCCACCTCGTTCAGGACGAGCCCCGCGTACTGGTCATCGACGACTTGGACGAGATGGACGGCGCGAGCCTCAGCATCCTGGCGTTCGTGTGCGCTCGGCTCCGAGGTACCGGGGTCAGCGTGATCGCGACCGTGCGCACGCCGGAGGGGCGCCACGATTTCGCCGGGGTGACCCACATCCACATCGAACGGCTCTCCTTCGACGAGTCGGTCGAGCTCGCTCGCGCGACGATCGGCGCGGGCACCAGCCCGGCGGTGACGCACATCGTGGCCGCATCGACGGGCGGTGACCCCGGGCTGATCGCGCGTGTCCGGCTGACTCCCGGCGAGGCGGCCGGCGACGACGCGCTGCCGCTGCCTCTGCGCGTCGTCCGTCCCTCGGTCCGGCGCCAGCGCAGCATGCCGCGGTGCTCCGAGGATCCCCGGGTGTCGGCCGTCCTCGACCTGCTCTCGATGGGGCCCCTCTACGACTACGAGCACCTTCGATCGGCGGCCGCCGAGATCGGCATCGAGCTGGACGAGCTGATCGACCGCGGTCTCGTGAGCGTGCACGGCGACCGCGCGCGCGTCTCCGACCCGGCCCTGCGCCTCCGCCATCACGCGGCGCTGTCCCCCGCCGAGCGTCGCCGGCTGCACGCCCGGTCGGCGAGCGACCACCGGCGGCAGGACCCGGCGACGTATCTGTGGCACGCCAGCTTCCTCGACCCCACGGGCGACCGGCTCCCGCTCCTCGCCGCGGCCGTCGAACTGTCCCGCGGGGGTGACACGTTCGCCGCGATCGAGTTCGCCGAGCGCGCCCTGGGGGGTGAGCTGGACCCGATCCAGCGGGATCGCGGACTCGTCGAGCTGGGCGACGCCCTCGTCCTCGGCGGACACGACCTGCTCGGACAGCACTATCTCGATCGCGCACTCGACACGGCCGCGGCGGATGTCCGCGTGCGGGCGACGATCGCGGCTCTGCGTGCCGGCGCCCGCGTCGATCACGTCGTGCGCGACGCCCTCCCCGAATCCGTCGAATGGGAGGACGACGCCGTCTCCACCGAGCGCCTCCTGTGCGAGAGCGCACGTCTGCACCTCTCCCGCGGGGAGCTGGAGCAGGCGGTCGCGCGGGTCTCCGCGGTCGTCGAGCGCGGGGCCGTGTCTGAGGAGACACTGCTGCTGGCCGCGATCCTGCGGGGAATGGGGATGGAGGTTCCCGACGATCTCCCGGACACCGTCGACCTCGAGGTCGGGCTCAGCCCGGACGCTCCGATCGAACTTGCCAGCCTCGCGGTGACCGTGCTGCTCCTGGACGAACGGTACGCGGAGGTCCGGCGCGTCACGGAGACACTGCTCAGCAGCATGCCGCGCCCTGCCCCGATGTGGCGGGAGCGTCTCCTGCGCATCGTCGTCGCCGCCGAGGTACGGGGAGGCGATCCCCTCGCGGCCCGGCACGCCGTGGCGGCGTGGCGACACGAATGGCTCCCCGGACGCGGACCGGATGCCGCCCGCACACTGCTGCTGGCTCAGGCCGCCGCCATCGACCCGTCCGATCCGACGACCCACGACCTCGTGCGCCGCGGCAGGGAACTGTGCCGGAGAGAGGGAACGCCGACGCTCCTGCCCTTCTTCGCGGCGATCGAGGGAGGTCTCGCTCTGACGGAGCGACGTTTCGACGACGCGGTTGGCAGCCTGCAGGCCGCGCGGGCCGCCGGACCGGGGAACGACCCGGCGCTGATGCGGACCGACGCCGACCTGATCGAGGCGCTGTGGCTGAGCGATCGGGTCGTCGAGGCCCGTTCTGAGACGGCGCGTCTGGAGGTCGCGCTCGCGGCGCGTCCCCGCCGGTGGACGACGCTGGCGGTGGCCCGGTCCCGCGCCGTGTGCCGGTCGGGTCGAGAGGGCCGACTCGCCTTCGACGAGGCGCAGGCCCTCTATCGCACGGACGACTCGCCCCACGAGTACGCGCGCCTGCGCGCGGCTCGCGAGCGGTGCGTTCCGGCGGATGAGTACCGCGTCCTCCGCAGAGTCGGCTACGACGCTCGCGCCGACACCGTGCTCTCGCCCGAGGAGCAGGAGGTCGTCGCCCTGGTCCAGCGGGGTCTGCGCAATCGCGAGATCGCCGCGACGCTGTTCATCTCCCTGCGGTCGGTCGAGCTGCGTCTGACGCGCGTCTACCGGAAGCTCGGGGTCGGTTCACGCGCGCAGCTCGTCGCCCACCTGCACGGGGAGGCCTCCGCCTGA
- a CDS encoding NAD-dependent epimerase/dehydratase family protein: MSGVPIYPSGDRTAHRTLVTGGAGFVGSHLVEHLLAAGDEVTVLDDLSTGSARNLAGVADNPRLQMIHGSILNTKTVGQAMESCDRVFHLAAAVGVKLIVEQPLRGLRINIHGTENVLTAAIERQASVLLVSTSEVYGKNTADRLREDSDRILGDPLLSRWTYAGAKGIDEAFAKAYCDQEGLDVAIVRLFNTVGPRQTGRYGMVFPNLVGQALRGHPLTVFGDGQQTRCFSAVEDVVPAMVRIERDPRARGQAYNLGGAREISILDLAHEIVRTLDSRSEIQLIPYDQAYAPGFEDMRRRVPDNTKANDLVGYEPQTSLTTTILRVAADLLARERLASDAMPLAGTRSFRGVL, translated from the coding sequence GTGAGCGGGGTCCCGATCTACCCGTCGGGCGACCGCACGGCGCACCGCACCCTCGTCACCGGTGGCGCCGGCTTCGTGGGCAGCCACCTCGTCGAGCATCTGCTGGCCGCCGGGGACGAGGTCACCGTCCTCGACGACCTCTCCACCGGGTCGGCGCGCAACCTGGCCGGGGTCGCCGACAACCCGCGCCTGCAGATGATCCACGGCTCGATCCTCAACACCAAGACGGTCGGCCAGGCCATGGAATCCTGCGACCGGGTGTTCCACCTCGCGGCCGCCGTCGGCGTGAAGCTCATCGTCGAGCAGCCGTTGCGCGGCCTGCGCATCAACATCCACGGCACCGAGAACGTCCTCACCGCGGCGATCGAGCGGCAGGCGTCGGTGCTCCTGGTGTCCACGAGCGAGGTCTACGGCAAGAACACCGCCGACCGCCTGCGGGAGGACTCCGACCGCATCCTCGGCGACCCCCTCCTCTCGCGGTGGACGTACGCCGGCGCGAAGGGCATCGACGAGGCGTTCGCGAAGGCCTACTGCGATCAGGAGGGCCTCGACGTCGCGATCGTCCGACTCTTCAACACCGTGGGCCCGCGGCAGACCGGTCGCTACGGGATGGTCTTCCCGAACCTCGTCGGCCAGGCGCTCAGGGGGCACCCGTTGACCGTGTTCGGCGACGGGCAGCAGACCCGATGCTTCTCGGCGGTGGAGGACGTCGTGCCCGCCATGGTGCGCATCGAACGCGACCCGCGCGCACGCGGGCAGGCGTACAACCTCGGCGGGGCTCGGGAGATCTCGATCCTGGACCTCGCCCACGAGATCGTCCGCACGCTCGACAGCCGGAGCGAGATCCAGCTCATCCCCTACGACCAGGCCTACGCCCCGGGGTTCGAGGACATGCGTCGCCGGGTTCCCGACAACACCAAGGCCAACGACCTGGTCGGCTACGAGCCGCAGACGTCGCTGACCACGACGATCCTCCGGGTCGCCGCCGACCTGCTCGCCCGCGAGCGCCTCGCCTCCGACGCCATGCCCCTCGCCGGCACGCGATCCTTCCGCGGGGTGCTCTGA
- the pgl gene encoding 6-phosphogluconolactonase, with amino-acid sequence MTENGAAKQVIIKKDAATLADYVATRFVNRVVKRVAEGKRMHICLTGGTMGGAVLRAAALDPRVADIDWSLVHFWFGDERFVGRDSGDRNDRQARAALLDALAVPAENIHTVASTDDGLDLDSAAIAYADELAQFAPSDRSETGPWPSFDICFLGVGPDAHIASLFPDRPEISVTDRATVPVRDSPKPPPERISLTRPVINSSKRVWMVIAGADKAAALGLALAGASYQSVPAAGAKGRRRTAFFVDEAAADQVPPQLIDREY; translated from the coding sequence ATGACCGAGAACGGTGCGGCCAAGCAGGTCATCATCAAGAAGGATGCCGCGACCCTCGCCGACTACGTCGCGACGCGTTTCGTCAACCGGGTCGTCAAGCGCGTGGCCGAGGGCAAGCGCATGCACATCTGCCTGACGGGCGGAACGATGGGCGGCGCCGTGCTGCGCGCCGCCGCGCTCGATCCGCGCGTTGCGGACATCGACTGGTCGCTCGTGCACTTCTGGTTCGGGGACGAACGGTTCGTGGGCCGTGACTCGGGCGACCGGAACGACCGGCAGGCGCGTGCCGCTTTGTTGGACGCTCTGGCCGTCCCCGCCGAGAACATCCACACGGTCGCTTCGACCGACGACGGTCTCGACCTCGACTCCGCGGCCATCGCGTACGCCGATGAGCTGGCGCAGTTCGCTCCGTCGGATCGCAGTGAGACCGGCCCGTGGCCGTCGTTCGACATCTGCTTCCTCGGTGTCGGTCCGGATGCGCACATCGCGTCGCTCTTCCCCGACCGGCCCGAGATCTCGGTGACCGACCGGGCGACCGTACCGGTGCGCGACTCCCCGAAGCCGCCGCCCGAGCGCATCTCGCTCACGCGTCCGGTCATCAACTCGTCCAAGCGCGTGTGGATGGTCATCGCCGGCGCGGACAAAGCTGCAGCGCTCGGCCTCGCGCTCGCCGGTGCGAGTTATCAGAGCGTCCCCGCTGCCGGGGCCAAGGGCCGCCGTCGTACGGCGTTCTTCGTCGACGAGGCCGCGGCCGACCAGGTCCCGCCGCAGCTCATCGATCGCGAGTACTGA
- a CDS encoding glycosyltransferase, protein MALPASGRRDAMTLALALLVAVCTIGVSTLVWGTVALGRLACERRPRPSLLAPSMYFRSTEVAVLIAAHDEELVIADAVRAARALVPARNVFVVSDGSGDATVERARDAGASAWDLFPNRGKAGAIRAGLERFRIPERFPLLLLLDADSRPRPDYLRTGLPLFTDPDVVAVAGRATTAADAPATRTGRLLTTYRERTYVCTQYLHKFGQAARAADAVAIVPGFASLYRTDVLDRIDIDAPGLSIEDFNMTFEVHAKRLGRIAFHPECAIAETQDPAVLRDYSAQMRRWSLGFWQTVRRHGIRPGLFWTSVGVFAAETAVASLVIAAVVPALVVGALAALGGRLLSGTAAGVAETVAAAIPTVPLLVGFLLVDTVMTVFLCAVTRRPPRVSMLLFPLLRVWDAVLCLRALAAALGRPSDGRWKSPDRRVVGGGATGPAFGPPASAPARSGGGLPVQVGDELRA, encoded by the coding sequence GTGGCACTGCCCGCCTCCGGACGAAGGGATGCCATGACCCTCGCGCTCGCGCTCCTCGTCGCCGTCTGCACGATCGGGGTCTCCACGCTGGTGTGGGGCACCGTCGCCCTCGGCCGGCTCGCCTGCGAGCGGCGCCCTCGTCCATCGCTGCTCGCACCGTCGATGTACTTCCGGTCGACGGAGGTCGCGGTGCTCATCGCCGCGCACGACGAGGAGCTCGTCATCGCCGACGCGGTGCGCGCCGCCCGGGCCCTCGTGCCGGCTCGGAACGTGTTCGTGGTGTCGGACGGGTCGGGGGACGCGACGGTGGAGCGGGCGCGCGACGCGGGCGCGTCGGCGTGGGACCTCTTCCCGAATCGCGGCAAGGCGGGCGCCATCCGGGCGGGACTCGAGCGCTTCCGGATCCCCGAGCGATTCCCCCTCCTGCTCCTCCTGGATGCCGACTCCCGCCCGCGCCCGGACTACCTGCGCACGGGCCTGCCGCTGTTCACCGACCCGGACGTGGTGGCCGTCGCGGGACGCGCGACGACCGCCGCGGACGCCCCGGCGACTCGCACGGGGCGCCTGCTCACGACCTACCGGGAACGCACGTACGTGTGCACGCAGTACCTCCACAAGTTCGGCCAGGCGGCGCGCGCCGCGGACGCCGTCGCCATCGTGCCCGGCTTCGCGAGCCTGTATCGCACGGACGTGCTGGACCGGATCGACATCGACGCCCCCGGGCTGTCGATCGAGGACTTCAACATGACCTTCGAGGTCCACGCCAAGCGCCTCGGCCGGATCGCCTTCCACCCGGAGTGCGCGATCGCCGAGACGCAGGATCCGGCCGTCCTCCGGGACTATTCGGCCCAGATGCGCCGCTGGAGCCTCGGCTTCTGGCAGACCGTGCGGCGCCACGGCATCCGCCCCGGGCTGTTCTGGACGTCCGTGGGCGTCTTCGCCGCCGAGACCGCCGTCGCGAGCCTGGTGATCGCGGCGGTCGTGCCCGCGCTCGTCGTGGGGGCTCTTGCCGCCCTGGGCGGTCGGCTGTTGAGCGGGACCGCGGCAGGCGTCGCCGAGACCGTGGCCGCGGCGATCCCGACGGTGCCGCTCCTGGTGGGGTTCCTCCTCGTGGACACCGTGATGACGGTCTTCCTGTGCGCGGTCACGCGGCGGCCTCCGCGGGTGTCGATGCTGCTGTTCCCGCTGCTGCGCGTCTGGGACGCGGTGCTGTGCCTGCGGGCCCTGGCCGCCGCTCTCGGGCGGCCGTCGGACGGCCGATGGAAGAGCCCCGACCGCCGGGTGGTCGGGGGCGGGGCGACCGGGCCGGCATTCGGGCCCCCGGCATCCGCTCCTGCGAGGTCAGGCGGAGGCCTCCCCGTGCAGGTGGGCGACGAGCTGCGCGCGTGA
- a CDS encoding nucleotide sugar dehydrogenase: MSTLDVRATAPLSTTATEPAAPPPFDFEVAIVGLGYVGLPTALAYRASGSRVLALDASPRRLRTIAARGADLIDSDRDRLEAALRSPREFRLTSDVSELARAAAIVVCVPTPVDHQQVPDLAPLRAACATVVAAARPGQLIMLTSTTYVGCTHDLVEQPLRERGLEVGRDVFVTFSAERIDPGNVGFAQEVVPRVVGGATPQCQEEGVRLLSRYAARVHPVSSLATAEMTKLLENTFRAVNIALANEFADICGALDVPVTEVIEAASTKPYGFMAFYPGPGVGGHCIPCDPHYLLWQLKALHVDAGVITEAMTRIAARPRRVVDRVRDVLGRAGKGTLGARVLIVGVTYKPDVADLRESPALEIIDGLIDAGAEVQYVDTHAPHIHLDSGRERDSLTDPAAFHPDVVLVHTRHHDSDLDWLDGDAVVLDGTYRSSDIAGRVLL, encoded by the coding sequence ATGTCCACACTCGATGTCCGTGCGACCGCGCCGCTGTCGACGACCGCGACGGAGCCGGCTGCTCCCCCACCGTTCGACTTCGAGGTCGCGATCGTGGGACTCGGCTACGTGGGTCTGCCCACGGCTCTCGCCTACCGGGCGAGCGGCTCGCGGGTCCTGGCGCTGGATGCCTCGCCCCGGCGGCTGCGCACCATCGCCGCCCGCGGCGCCGACCTGATCGACTCCGACCGCGACCGCCTCGAAGCCGCCCTCCGCTCGCCGCGGGAGTTCCGCCTCACCAGCGACGTCTCGGAGCTCGCCCGGGCCGCCGCGATCGTCGTGTGCGTGCCGACCCCCGTCGACCACCAGCAGGTCCCCGATCTCGCCCCGCTGCGGGCCGCGTGCGCCACCGTCGTCGCCGCGGCTCGCCCCGGCCAGCTGATCATGCTGACCTCCACGACCTACGTCGGCTGCACCCACGACCTCGTCGAGCAGCCGCTCCGCGAGCGGGGGCTGGAGGTCGGCCGGGACGTCTTCGTCACCTTCAGCGCGGAGCGGATCGATCCCGGGAACGTCGGGTTCGCGCAGGAGGTGGTGCCCCGTGTCGTCGGCGGCGCCACGCCGCAGTGCCAGGAGGAGGGCGTGCGCCTCCTGTCGCGGTACGCCGCGCGCGTGCACCCCGTGTCGAGTCTGGCGACGGCCGAGATGACCAAGCTGCTCGAGAACACCTTCCGCGCGGTGAACATCGCGCTCGCCAACGAGTTCGCCGACATCTGCGGGGCGCTCGACGTCCCCGTCACCGAGGTGATCGAGGCCGCCAGCACCAAGCCGTACGGCTTCATGGCCTTCTATCCCGGGCCGGGGGTGGGCGGACACTGCATCCCGTGCGACCCGCACTACCTGCTGTGGCAGCTGAAGGCCCTCCACGTGGATGCCGGGGTGATCACCGAAGCGATGACCCGCATCGCCGCGCGACCCCGGCGCGTGGTCGACCGCGTCCGCGACGTCCTCGGTCGGGCCGGGAAGGGCACGCTCGGCGCCCGGGTGCTGATCGTCGGCGTCACGTACAAGCCCGACGTCGCCGACCTCCGCGAGTCCCCCGCGCTGGAGATCATCGACGGACTCATCGACGCCGGCGCGGAGGTGCAGTACGTGGACACCCACGCGCCGCACATCCATCTCGACTCCGGACGCGAACGGGATTCGCTCACCGACCCGGCGGCCTTCCACCCCGACGTCGTCCTCGTCCACACGCGCCACCACGACTCCGATCTGGACTGGCTCGACGGCGACGCCGTCGTCCTGGACGGCACGTATCGCAGCTCCGACATCGCCGGGCGGGTGCTGCTGTGA